GCCTGGGCATTCTTTAAGATCTTTGGATTATCATACAGGTACTCCCATACCTCTGGCTTCTTCTTTATCACCTCTGCATATGTTTTGCTGATCACCTTTTCGAGAATAGGATTAGTGTACCCAAAGGCATTTATGTTAAGGGTCTGGACTGACGGCGAGATCTCCTTTAAGGCGCTCTCAATGGCAATGCTGGCGCGATGATGCCCGGAACTCTCGGTTATGTACATTAAGAGGATTTTTTTATCTGGCATTTTTCTTTATGAATCTCTCTATGCGCAGGCACGCCTCCTTTAGATCAGGCATCTTGGAAGCATAGGATATTCGTATATAATCTTTTCCTTCTGGCCAAAAAGCTGTGCCAGGCACGACTGCCACATTTTCTTTCTTTAAAAGTTTTTTCGCGAATTCCATGCAGTTCATGCCTGTATTTTTTATTGAAGGGAATATATAAAAAGCGCCGTCTGGCATAGGACAGACTAGTCCTATCTCGTTCATCCGGTCTACTATAAAATCGCGCCTTCTCTTATATTCGCGCTTCATCTCCTGCACGTAACGGCTGGAATTCTTCAGCGCCTCGATCGCCCCTATCTGCCCCATTATAGGAGAGCACAGCATTGTATACTGGTGGATCTTTGTCATAGCGTCTATTATCTTTTTTGGGCCGCATGCATATCCGACCCTCCACCCTGTCATGGCAAATGTCTTGGAAAATCCATTTAAGTACACAGTTCGATTCTTCATCCCCTTTAATGTGCAGAGAGGCGTATGCGAAAAATCGTAAGTAAGTTCGTCGTATATCTCGTCGCTTATGACAATAAGGTCGTGTTTTATAAAAACCTTGGATAGCTCCTGAAGCTCTTTCTTCGAATAAGAAACACCTGTGGGATTTGCAGGGTAATTTAAGATTATTGCCTTTGTGCCTCTTGATATGTGTTTTTCCACGAGAGAAGGCGTTAATTTAAAACCAGTCTTTTTGGTGTTGATAAATACAGGTGTACCTCCTGCCAGGAAAGTTACAGGATGATATGACACGTAACAAGGCACAGGTATAAGCACTTTATCGCCTGGATTCATGAGGCTGCGCAAAACAAGATCCATGCCCTCACTTACACCTGTAGTAATAAGCACTTCTGTATCAGGATCATACTCTACGTTGTGCCTGGTCTTTAGGTGTTTTGAAATCTGCGACCTTAACTCGTAAAGACCTTTATTAGAAGTATATGAGGTCGCCCCTCTTTCAATAGAAAATATGCTAGACTCGCATATGTTCCATGGTGTGACAAAATCCGGTTCGCCCACACCAAGAGAGATCACATCCTTCATCCCGATGACAAGTTCAAAGAATTCCCGTATACCCGAAGGCGGTATTTGTTCTACTTTCTTGGATATATCCATAATTTAGCCTCGTTAATTTTAAAATGAAATAGCGATGCGCTTATCTCTCTCAGCCCTTTTTAGTACGTCTCCGTCTTCTTTGTATTTTTTCAAAAGAAAATGTGTGACTGTGCCTCTGACATTGTCGAGCGTTGCAAGGCGCTCAGAGACAAAGCTCGACACAGCCTGTATGTCCTTGCCTTCTACAACCAGTAAAAGATCATATGTGCCTGAGAGCAGATAGCAGCTTACGACCTCTGGAAATCTGTATATCCTCTCAGCTATATGATCAAAACCATGTCCTCTCTGTGGCGCAATATTTACCTCTATCAATGCCCTGACAGCCCTGTTATTATCTTTTATAAGCTCCCGATTCAAAACTGTTTTGTATTTAAGTATTACTCCGTCTTTTTCAAGCTTCTTTATTGTATTTTTTACTGTCACAACGCTCTTCTTCACGCTCTTTGCTATTTCCTGCGGCGTTGTCCGCGCATCTTTCTCGAGAATCTCGAGGATTTCCTTCATGACTACCTCCTATTCTATTACTGCTAAAACATCGCCAACCTTAACAGTGTTACCTTCTTGTGCAACAATCTTCTTCAGCGTACCTGCGGCCTTTGACGGCACATTAAATGCTGCCTTATCAGTAGCCATCTCCACAAGCTCATCTCCTTCTTTTACTGCATCGCCTTCCTTAAAGTGCCAAAAAGACACGACTGCCTGATCCACGCCTTCTGTCAACTCCGGTAATCTTAATTCTGCCATACTTCCTCCCCTTATTTTTTATTACTTACTTACGTGGAGGTTACGTAAAGTTACGGAAGGTTTCGGAATGTTGCGTAAGGTTGTATTAAGAGCGTTGGAATCCATCGCTCTTGTAACCTTCGGTAACCTTCTCTAACATTCCGTAACCTTCGTAACCTCCATGTAGT
This is a stretch of genomic DNA from Candidatus Gorgyraea atricola. It encodes these proteins:
- a CDS encoding aminotransferase class I/II-fold pyridoxal phosphate-dependent enzyme, which produces MDISKKVEQIPPSGIREFFELVIGMKDVISLGVGEPDFVTPWNICESSIFSIERGATSYTSNKGLYELRSQISKHLKTRHNVEYDPDTEVLITTGVSEGMDLVLRSLMNPGDKVLIPVPCYVSYHPVTFLAGGTPVFINTKKTGFKLTPSLVEKHISRGTKAIILNYPANPTGVSYSKKELQELSKVFIKHDLIVISDEIYDELTYDFSHTPLCTLKGMKNRTVYLNGFSKTFAMTGWRVGYACGPKKIIDAMTKIHQYTMLCSPIMGQIGAIEALKNSSRYVQEMKREYKRRRDFIVDRMNEIGLVCPMPDGAFYIFPSIKNTGMNCMEFAKKLLKKENVAVVPGTAFWPEGKDYIRISYASKMPDLKEACLRIERFIKKNAR
- a CDS encoding Lrp/AsnC family transcriptional regulator, translated to MKEILEILEKDARTTPQEIAKSVKKSVVTVKNTIKKLEKDGVILKYKTVLNRELIKDNNRAVRALIEVNIAPQRGHGFDHIAERIYRFPEVVSCYLLSGTYDLLLVVEGKDIQAVSSFVSERLATLDNVRGTVTHFLLKKYKEDGDVLKRAERDKRIAISF
- a CDS encoding lipoyl domain-containing protein — encoded protein: MAELRLPELTEGVDQAVVSFWHFKEGDAVKEGDELVEMATDKAAFNVPSKAAGTLKKIVAQEGNTVKVGDVLAVIE